The nucleotide sequence AGGAAGTATACCTTGGATCTCCTTGATGAGTTTGGGATGGTGGAGGCAAAACCAGCAAGTGTGCCTATGCTTTACAATGGAAAATTAGCTAAAGATAGTGGCTCTAAGCTCCCAAATTTGACAAAATTTAGAAGGTTGCTTGGGAGACTCCTTTATTTGACTAATACACGTTCGGATATTGCATATGCAGTTGGTAAACTCAGTCAGTTTCTCGATTGTGCCATTGATGAACATTTTAAGGCTGCATTTCTCATTCTTAGTTATCTCAAACAAGCACCAGTGAAGGGGTTATTCTTCCCTTCCAAGAATGATTTCAAGCTTTCCGGCTTTGTTGATTCTGATTGGGCTACGTGTGCGGACACCAAACGCTCAGTCACCGGGTATTACTACTTCCTTGGATCTTCCCTCGTGTCTTGGAAGAGTAAGAAACAGACAACGGTGGCCTGCTCTTCCTCCGAAGCAGAGTATCGGGCTATGGCACAAGCAACTAGAGAGGGGCAATGGTTATTGTTTCTCCTTCTTGAATTTGGGATTCAGCACTCGCAACCAATCAGTTTGTATTATGATAATCAATTCGCGATGCATATTGCAGTGAATCCGATTTTTCACAGACGAACAAAACACATTGAGGTGGATTGTCACATCGTGCGGGAGAAGGTGTTGAGCACGGTTTTCACAAGGTACTTAGTGATAAGGTACTTAGTTATATGTGGGTCTACTCTTTCACAAATAACACATTTTAGTTCTTCAAATGGTAATGTAAAAGGAACAACAAGCTCACATGGATTCTCGCATACAAATATTACACCCGCATGTGTTTGTAACAAGATTTGACCATGGTAATATAATTTTAACATAACCATATCCTCCATTTTGTTTAAAAACTATGCTTCAGTGATAGTTCATATGGACAAaagtaaaaaaaaggaaaaaactcAAAATGGTAAAAAACCTGAAAGAAGATGAGTGGAAGAAGATGAAGTTTCTGCAAGTGGGCCGTTggtgtgtatatatatgtataaaaatCTTAttctcaaattttaatttttttataattaattttttttatttaattatatcaaaAGTTAATCTCAAATTTAATATGAATACACACAATTCGAAGGCTCCGAGTTGTGAACTacctaatttcaattttcagcaAACTAAATTCGGGGTCTCAGGTTTTTTCTACCCCCTAAATCGGTGCATCTGATTTGTTCTTCTGAATTAAAAAAAAACCACCTCTATATACTTTATAAACACACCTGTTCTCCATATTCAAGAACAATACGTTAATTGATTTCATATCCAAAAAATTGAGCCACACACCGACAATAACAGTGAAAAATACCATTAAAGTcccaatattaaaattaaaaagcgaAATTTAAAAGCATAAGTGAGCTATCaatttcaaatacaaaataatgaAATCAACTCTTGAAAAATACACCTCCCAAAAACCTCCAGCACTGAAATGCAAAGCGATATGACACTTCTGCCNNNNNNNNNNNNNNNNNNNNNNNNNNNNNNNNNNNNNNNNNNNNNNNNNNNNNNNNNNNNNNNNNNNNNNNNNGAAAATCTtaacataaaattttaattataaagaaataaaaaacatgtaaaataatattttaatcgtaatttttttttgtgtgacttaaataagctaaaaaaataaatagaaaaactatttaaatagagggacagtcccgtttaagattattttttaaattcttctcAAGGAGAAAGAAGCTCTACTTGATAAaattgtaacttcatcgccatgtTTATCATGATATCTGCCACcgtatttgcatctctcataatgaAACGAAAGTCAATACGCCAATTTCAATGTATGATATCCCTTATTTTGAGTACCAacggatcaataaacccaaaattATCTTGGTGATTAGTAAGAAGATTAAACGTTTCCACACAATccatctcacaaataacatctcgttgacccacatcccagaTTAAGAGATATCCTTtccaaatagcaaacaaaaattccttgaagaatactattacttcCAATCATTCTCAAACACCCCTTTACCAACTTctattacaatctctaataacgcAAGCAAAACTAACACTATCACCAGAATCAGGATaattagcatcacaattaatcttaaagatACTAATGGAAGGGGATTCCAAGAATCACTTAGAATAGAGGGGAGAGATATatgttataatttaaaaatactcctaagctccttttctgaaaCTAATGCgagacaaatcacttttttcgGAGGCCAAGTCTTAtgaggattaaagatgtcattattcctttCTCGCCATATTCACCATAATCCCGAAAAGAACCTAAATGGATactctctgctatgatacaagaaccagtgCTTCAAATATAgaggatgacaagaaatatccaacctatgtCATACAAGCTGAGTTTTTGGACAAtctcgaatacaatgtaaaatcgATTCCTGCctagaaagacatcttgggtACCTATCCAATAACGACATTCCTCTTCTGAAGtgaaaacttgcagtaggaagagcctccttaagacacagTCAAGCACTCAAGCCAAATACTTGTACTTTTTCGAAACAAGCTGGCGCCAAAATcaaagccaattctcccgctcctcccaatcaaacagctgcttacacaaccacaagtaaccgTTACGTGAGTCATAAACTTTGGCAGCAGATCCAAACCAATACCAACCCACTACTAGACCTGCTTGCACATCTGGATTTGTAAGAAAGAATATTAtctttcagattttgagataaagaagaataaagagtatccaaatgccacctaccaaccgaccaGATATTCTATATCCGGAGGTTTAAAttagaaatgtgaacataattcaTCTTATTAGATAACCACCCTTCTCTCTTCCAGctagaaaacaaaaaattttggttcaaattctcaatacaccaagcaaacccatTTTTCAACATTTTTCAAGCTTTGCAAAGACTCT is from Arachis ipaensis cultivar K30076 chromosome B01, Araip1.1, whole genome shotgun sequence and encodes:
- the LOC107644330 gene encoding uncharacterized protein LOC107644330 — its product is MVHYRKLSPPFRAFSLALTITEEPKTYQQAVAHECWRNAISAELLALERNKTWTVSSLPPGKHAIGCKWVSRQWNLRLCGFLKQHGFLKSSHDHSFFTKRTSSGLVVILVYVDDLVLSRDNAVEINAIKEALDAEFSIKDLRRLKFLLGMEVACSSQGIALYQRKYTLDLLDEFGMVEAKPASVPMLYNGKLAKDSGSKLPNLTKFRRLLGRLLYLTNTRSDIAYAVGKLSQFLDCAIDEHFKAAFLILSYLKQAPVKGLFFPSKNDFKLSGFVDSDWATCADTKRSVTGYYYFLGSSLVSWKSKKQTTVACSSSEAEYRAMAQATREGQWLLFLLLEFGIQHSQPISLYYDNQFAMHIAVNPIFHRRTKHIEVDCHIVREKVLSTVFTRYLVIRYLVICGSTLSQITHFSSSNGNVKGTTSSHGFSHTNITPACVCNKI